The DNA segment CAGAAATAGTGCGCTCTTTCTGAATCTGCGTCCCATGACCGAACATCATATAAGGAACGGTCTTTTCCACTTTTGGCACATAGTAAATGCCAGAGGCATTTCGCCAAGTGCCGTCAATCCATTTCACGCGATATATTATCTCATAGATGTCTACCCCATTCTTTACTGGAAGCGCAATCTTAGGCACCTCCTTCTTTTTCCAAAGCTCATTGATGGTCTTTTTGGTATGCGATTTCACCAGCGTATAACTCACCAAATACGGTGCGTTTGGATCTGGATCGGTTGCAAAAGACGGAGAGGCAATGGCCAAAGCCAGTAGTAAAAGAAGTGTTCGCATAATTTATTTAGATGGAATAAGGACTCCGAAGTTACATTAATCAATCCTAAAAACTTTAACTGATTATCCAATTTGTGACAATCATAAAATCATTTCGCTAATAACCTGTGGTCATGAACAAACACATACAAGTCTCAGCTCCGAAGTTACTTTGCCAGGTGCTCGCAGGGCAAAGACTGATATAAAATCAAGGAATTTGATCCTTCCCAACAGCGGCTTATCACCAAATTCGAAAACAATCCATATTTGCATAGACCGAAACATACCATTTCCTGAGGCAATCGTTGCATTTGAATTGACGAGGCTGTTTGACACAACGCCATACTATTTTATTTAGTTGGCCCTAATTTCGCGCCATGCTAAAAGCCGCTCCTTACATCGATGCATTAGTAGTGTTGATCGCCTTAGGTTCCGGATTACTCCATCCTAGTATTTCGGTCTACTACCAAAGTGTCATATTTATTTTTCTCTGTATCAGCATTCCACTATTTGCTTTTGCATTTGCGGCTTATCTATACACTGAACGCCACGCTAACCGCATTCAAGGAAAGCGTAAGAAACCAGCACCAATCGCCATGGAAGCCTTTGGAACGGCACGTGCTGCCCTAATTGTTTCGTGCATGGCGGCTTGGCCGATGGGACTTTACAAATTGGGTTATCCGACTGGCATGGCCTGGACATTGGAAGAAATGGGTCTTACATGGTGGATGGCGCTCTTGCAGATCTATGGTGGAATCGTTTTGATTGATGCCATGACCTATTGGAAGCACCGATTACTGCACACCAAACTGTTCTTTCCATTCCATAAGCACCATCATTCTTTTAGAGATCCGACTCCGTTTGCTGGTTTTGCCGTGGGTCCTGTGGAAACGATTCTTACGTTTTGGCCATTGCTACTTATCTGTATTCCAGAGGCAAAGCATTTTGCACCGCTGTACTTCACAGCCATTGTATCGTTCGTTCTACTGAATCTCTATTTGCACAGTGGTATTCACTCCAAAGTATTGGAAGCGGTGTTGCCTAAATTCTTACTGAATTCCTCTGCATGGCATAATGTGCACCACAGCGATGTGAACGCCAATTTCGGAGAGGTTTCCTATTTCTGGGATAAGGTTTGCAAGACTTCAAGAGAAGACCTCAAAGCCAAAAAGGCTTCGGCTATCAGTTAACCCGAGTCAAT comes from the Flavobacteriales bacterium genome and includes:
- a CDS encoding sterol desaturase family protein, whose translation is MLKAAPYIDALVVLIALGSGLLHPSISVYYQSVIFIFLCISIPLFAFAFAAYLYTERHANRIQGKRKKPAPIAMEAFGTARAALIVSCMAAWPMGLYKLGYPTGMAWTLEEMGLTWWMALLQIYGGIVLIDAMTYWKHRLLHTKLFFPFHKHHHSFRDPTPFAGFAVGPVETILTFWPLLLICIPEAKHFAPLYFTAIVSFVLLNLYLHSGIHSKVLEAVLPKFLLNSSAWHNVHHSDVNANFGEVSYFWDKVCKTSREDLKAKKASAIS